From a single Nocardioides sp. dk884 genomic region:
- the pknB gene encoding Stk1 family PASTA domain-containing Ser/Thr kinase: MQTDRHAQSGTAASAASPPDPLTGRLLDGRYRVGRRIARGGMASVYEATDTRLDRTVAVKVMHPGLGDDEEFAARFVREAHAAARLSHPHVVAVFDQGNDDGVVFLAMEMVVGHTLRDTISRESPMPPARALALLEPVLAALAAAHRAGLVHRDVKPENVLISEDGRIKVADFGLAKAVSADTQHTATGGVLIGTLSYLAPELVVEGRADERADVYAAGVVLFELLTGRKPHEGESPIQVAWKHVHEDVPAPSSLAPGIPAYVDALVARATARDRGQRPADAGVLLHHVRRVALALADGLSEDADLTDDLRPRPVPAAEQTRVVPTLSGDTGELTAPFAVLDPSELRGAPGTNPTTRVPLLDERTAAEDHDAHGLDDEPRQAAPAGSPRQPRRSRRGLKLLVLALVLAVAVGGGAYWFGWARYTHVPAVISLSESAATDRLEAAGLDVEPGDPAYSETVPKGEVISTDPGAGKRILDGDPVTLTVSLGPERYELPRLTGKPLAKAEDALTEIKASIGRTTERWSEKIAAGAVIRTVPAAGKILAPGANVEIVVSKGRRPIPVGDWVGKELDAAEAALGKRDLIAEVEEQFSDDVAKGVVISQSPREGTLFRGDRVALVVSKGPELVEIPGGLRGSGVEEAVAKLEAAGFEVKLEESALYVGLRYVVSISPGSGKLAPKGSTVTLSMV, from the coding sequence GTGCAGACGGATCGGCACGCCCAGTCGGGCACCGCCGCGTCCGCGGCGTCCCCTCCCGACCCGCTGACCGGTCGCCTCCTCGACGGTCGCTACCGCGTCGGGCGCCGGATCGCCCGCGGCGGGATGGCCAGTGTCTACGAGGCCACCGACACCCGCCTGGACCGCACGGTCGCGGTCAAGGTGATGCACCCGGGGCTCGGTGACGACGAGGAGTTCGCGGCCCGCTTCGTGCGCGAGGCGCACGCGGCCGCCCGCCTGAGCCACCCCCACGTCGTCGCGGTCTTCGACCAGGGCAACGACGACGGCGTGGTGTTCCTGGCCATGGAGATGGTGGTCGGACACACCCTGCGCGACACGATCTCGCGGGAGAGCCCGATGCCGCCGGCCCGCGCCCTGGCGCTGCTCGAGCCGGTCCTCGCCGCGCTGGCCGCCGCCCACCGCGCCGGGCTGGTGCACCGCGACGTGAAGCCCGAGAACGTGCTGATCTCCGAGGACGGGCGGATCAAGGTCGCCGACTTCGGGCTGGCCAAGGCGGTCAGCGCCGACACCCAGCACACCGCCACCGGCGGCGTGCTGATCGGCACCCTGTCCTACCTCGCCCCCGAGCTGGTCGTGGAGGGCCGCGCCGACGAGCGCGCCGACGTGTACGCCGCCGGGGTGGTCCTCTTCGAGCTGCTCACCGGGCGCAAGCCGCACGAGGGCGAGAGCCCGATCCAGGTGGCCTGGAAGCACGTCCACGAGGACGTCCCCGCCCCGTCGTCGCTGGCGCCCGGCATCCCGGCGTACGTCGACGCGCTGGTCGCCCGCGCCACCGCACGCGACCGGGGTCAGCGGCCCGCTGACGCCGGGGTGCTGCTGCACCACGTGCGCCGGGTGGCGCTGGCGCTCGCCGACGGGCTCAGCGAGGACGCCGACCTCACCGACGACCTGCGCCCGCGCCCGGTCCCCGCCGCCGAGCAGACCCGTGTGGTCCCGACGCTGTCGGGCGACACCGGGGAGCTGACCGCTCCGTTCGCGGTGCTGGACCCCTCCGAGCTGCGCGGCGCGCCCGGGACCAACCCGACCACGCGGGTTCCCCTGCTCGACGAGCGGACCGCGGCCGAGGACCACGACGCGCACGGTCTCGACGACGAGCCGAGGCAGGCCGCGCCCGCCGGCTCCCCGCGGCAGCCGCGTCGCTCCCGGCGCGGCCTCAAGCTGCTGGTGCTCGCCCTGGTGCTGGCCGTGGCCGTCGGCGGCGGCGCGTACTGGTTCGGCTGGGCGCGCTACACCCACGTCCCGGCGGTGATCAGCCTGTCGGAGTCCGCGGCGACCGACCGTCTGGAGGCCGCGGGCCTCGACGTCGAGCCCGGCGACCCGGCGTACTCCGAGACGGTCCCGAAGGGCGAGGTGATCAGCACCGATCCAGGGGCCGGCAAGCGCATCCTCGACGGCGACCCGGTGACGCTCACGGTCTCGCTGGGCCCGGAGCGCTACGAGCTGCCCCGGCTCACCGGCAAGCCGCTCGCGAAGGCCGAGGACGCCCTCACCGAGATCAAGGCGAGCATCGGGCGCACCACCGAGCGCTGGTCGGAGAAGATCGCCGCGGGCGCGGTGATCCGCACCGTGCCCGCCGCCGGCAAGATCCTGGCCCCCGGCGCCAACGTCGAGATCGTCGTCAGCAAGGGCCGCCGCCCCATCCCGGTCGGCGACTGGGTGGGCAAGGAGCTCGACGCCGCCGAGGCGGCGCTGGGCAAGCGCGACCTGATCGCCGAGGTCGAGGAGCAGTTCTCCGACGACGTCGCCAAGGGGGTCGTGATCTCGCAGTCCCCGCGCGAGGGCACCCTGTTCCGCGGCGACCGGGTCGCCCTCGTCGTCTCCAAGGGCCCCGAGCTGGTCGAGATCCCCGGCGGCCTGCGCGGCTCCGGCGTCGAGGAGGCGGTCGCCAAGCTCGAGGCCGCTGGCTTCGAGGTCAAGCTCGAGGAGAGCGCGCTGTACGTCGGGCTGCGCTACGTCGTCAGCATCAGCCCCGGCTCGGGCAAGCTCGCCCCCAAGGGCAGCACCGTCACGCTCTCGATGGTCTGA
- a CDS encoding Rv2175c family DNA-binding protein, producing the protein MTEPRLADADLAALVPDWIDWAEAARRLGVTVAKVRTMIRDHELAAAVPSPGAGQQIPADFIQDGLPVKGLGGLLTVLHDGRYDDRECIAWLFTEQDDLPGRPIDALRENRGSEAKRRAQAMSL; encoded by the coding sequence ATGACCGAACCGCGCCTCGCCGACGCCGACCTCGCCGCGCTCGTCCCCGACTGGATCGACTGGGCCGAGGCCGCCCGTCGCCTCGGGGTCACGGTGGCCAAGGTCCGCACGATGATCCGCGACCACGAGCTCGCGGCGGCCGTGCCGAGCCCCGGCGCCGGCCAGCAGATCCCCGCCGACTTCATCCAGGACGGGCTGCCGGTCAAGGGCCTCGGTGGCCTGCTGACCGTGCTGCACGACGGCCGCTACGACGACCGCGAGTGCATCGCCTGGCTCTTCACCGAGCAGGACGACCTGCCGGGTCGCCCGATCGACGCGCTGCGGGAGAACCGCGGCTCGGAGGCCAAGCGGCGCGCCCAGGCGATGTCGCTCTGA
- a CDS encoding polyprenyl synthetase family protein has translation MTASGWDGPGFRDRVQATLDAFIDEQAERLAPLGPDAALLIEEARRSVAGGKRLRASFCYWGYRAIAAPADEAEETALLRACAALEILHASALVHDDLMDASDTRRGRPATHRAFEASHREQAWRGDPEQYGAAAAILLGDLLLTWSDELIRRCGLPLERVIPALEVFDLCRSEVVAGQFLDVSVQARGRADVDTAMTVLRYKSAKYSIERPLHIGAALAGGDQAALRALTAFGLPLGEAFQLRDDVLGVFGDPAVTGKPAGDDLVEGKRTVLVALALDAAPDGDAAVLDRALGTHLSPEQVAELQRIMTGSGAPAQLEQVIEALCERAVDALRGARLDPEATLVLEDLAAAATQRTV, from the coding sequence GTGACAGCCAGCGGATGGGACGGCCCCGGATTCCGCGACCGCGTGCAGGCCACGCTGGACGCGTTCATCGACGAGCAGGCCGAGCGGCTGGCGCCCCTGGGGCCGGACGCGGCGCTGCTGATCGAGGAGGCCCGTCGTTCCGTGGCCGGCGGCAAGCGACTGCGCGCGTCGTTCTGCTACTGGGGCTATCGCGCCATCGCCGCCCCGGCCGACGAGGCGGAGGAGACCGCCCTGCTGCGGGCCTGCGCCGCGCTGGAGATCCTGCACGCGAGCGCGCTGGTCCACGACGACCTGATGGACGCCTCCGACACCCGGCGTGGGCGTCCGGCGACGCACCGCGCCTTCGAGGCCTCGCACCGCGAGCAGGCCTGGCGCGGTGACCCCGAGCAGTACGGCGCCGCGGCGGCCATCCTGCTGGGCGACCTGCTCCTCACCTGGTCCGATGAGCTCATCCGCCGCTGCGGGCTGCCGCTCGAGCGGGTGATCCCGGCCCTCGAGGTCTTCGACCTGTGCCGCTCCGAGGTGGTCGCCGGACAGTTCCTCGACGTCTCGGTGCAGGCGCGCGGCCGCGCCGACGTGGACACCGCGATGACCGTGCTGCGCTACAAGTCGGCCAAGTACTCCATCGAGCGCCCGCTGCACATCGGCGCCGCGCTGGCCGGCGGCGACCAGGCGGCGCTGCGGGCGCTCACCGCCTTCGGGCTGCCGCTCGGCGAGGCCTTCCAGCTGCGCGACGACGTGCTCGGCGTCTTCGGCGACCCCGCGGTCACCGGCAAGCCGGCCGGCGACGACCTGGTGGAGGGCAAGCGCACGGTGCTGGTCGCTCTCGCACTGGACGCCGCGCCCGACGGGGACGCCGCGGTGCTCGACCGTGCGCTCGGCACCCACCTCTCCCCCGAGCAGGTCGCCGAGCTGCAGCGGATCATGACCGGCTCCGGCGCCCCCGCCCAGCTCGAGCAGGTCATCGAGGCGCTCTGCGAGCGCGCCGTCGACGCGCTGCGCGGCGCGCGCCTGGACCCCGAGGCGACGCTCGTGCTCGAGGACCTGGCCGCGGCCGCCACCCAGCGCACCGTCTGA
- the metF gene encoding methylenetetrahydrofolate reductase [NAD(P)H], whose translation MAEDRIASIAQLVRDGGRSFSFEFFPPKDEAGEEQLWRAISALEPYRPTFVSVTYGAGGSSRDTTVRVTSRIARETTMTPMAHLTCVGHTRVELEGILDSYAEAGIHNVMALRGDPADGPRAPWQATPGGLTYATELVELARARGDFTVGVAAFPEGHPTAESLDHDADVLVAKARAGAEFAVTQMFFRASDYFALVDRVRARGIDIPVLPGIMPILNLNAIRRQGELIGCDVPADIVARISAHDGDPAAVRAEGIALAAELCEELLAGGAPGLHFYTLNRSKATLEIFAALNMSV comes from the coding sequence ATGGCAGAGGACCGGATTGCGAGCATCGCCCAGCTCGTGCGCGACGGCGGACGCTCGTTCTCCTTCGAGTTCTTCCCCCCGAAGGACGAGGCCGGCGAGGAGCAGCTGTGGCGCGCGATCAGCGCCCTGGAGCCCTACCGGCCGACGTTCGTCTCCGTGACGTACGGCGCCGGCGGCTCCAGCCGCGACACCACCGTGCGGGTGACGAGTCGCATCGCGCGCGAGACGACGATGACGCCGATGGCGCACCTGACCTGTGTCGGCCACACGCGCGTGGAGCTCGAGGGGATCCTCGACAGCTACGCCGAGGCCGGCATCCACAACGTGATGGCGCTGCGCGGCGACCCCGCCGACGGCCCGCGCGCCCCGTGGCAGGCGACGCCGGGCGGGCTCACCTACGCCACCGAGCTGGTCGAGCTGGCCCGCGCGCGCGGCGACTTCACTGTCGGCGTGGCGGCCTTCCCCGAGGGCCACCCGACCGCCGAGTCGCTCGATCACGACGCCGACGTGCTGGTGGCCAAGGCCCGGGCCGGTGCGGAGTTCGCCGTCACCCAGATGTTCTTCCGTGCCTCGGACTACTTCGCACTGGTCGACCGGGTGCGGGCTCGCGGCATCGACATCCCGGTGCTGCCCGGCATCATGCCGATCCTCAACCTCAACGCGATCCGCCGCCAGGGCGAGCTGATCGGCTGCGACGTGCCGGCCGACATCGTGGCCCGCATCTCCGCCCACGACGGCGACCCGGCCGCGGTGCGCGCCGAGGGCATCGCACTGGCCGCGGAGCTGTGCGAGGAGCTGCTCGCCGGCGGCGCGCCCGGTCTGCACTTCTACACGCTGAACCGCTCCAAGGCGACGCTGGAGATCTTCGCCGCGCTCAACATGAGCGTCTGA
- a CDS encoding phytoene desaturase family protein → MARVVVVGGGLGGAATSARLAKLGHDVTLLERGDRLGGALVAVSEDGFSWDAGPSTTLLPAVLRDLFRKSGRPLERELELVATDLVREHRFEDGTTLRLPSSRAGQLRAVDELAPGLGQAWVDHVASYAEEWEVLRRHYLEVPWDPAALPRELAAILDRRESLRRRLARTLRDPRLRLVAAHPFVADGHDPRDVPSWAGVHSYVEQRFGAWSFAGGADALAQALTARLATRRVDVRTGVTVTDVVVRGGRAVAVATSAGEVDADVVVCAIDPRRLPALASYVARTTPAIPPVVCHVGIDSEAAAAAGLPEGPHDLIVHGDPMLVLRPGGTAPDGARAVTVHGRGRLAEDILLALARQGVDLRPGLLTRVDRSPRDLVAHWGGSPLGVQWQGRRTVRRRLGPHTPVPGVLAAGAHATPGSGIPYVGLSAALVAQVVGPA, encoded by the coding sequence ATGGCGCGGGTCGTGGTGGTCGGAGGCGGTCTGGGCGGCGCGGCGACCTCGGCGCGCCTCGCCAAGCTCGGCCACGACGTCACGCTGCTCGAGCGCGGGGACCGCCTCGGCGGCGCGCTGGTCGCGGTCTCCGAGGACGGGTTCTCCTGGGACGCCGGTCCCTCGACCACGCTGCTCCCGGCCGTGCTGCGCGACCTGTTCCGCAAGAGCGGGCGCCCCTTGGAGCGCGAGCTCGAGCTGGTCGCGACCGACCTGGTGCGCGAGCACCGCTTCGAGGACGGCACCACACTGCGGCTCCCGTCCTCCCGCGCCGGGCAGCTGCGCGCGGTGGACGAGCTCGCCCCCGGCCTCGGGCAGGCCTGGGTCGACCACGTCGCGTCGTACGCCGAGGAGTGGGAGGTGCTGCGCCGCCACTACCTGGAGGTCCCCTGGGACCCGGCCGCGCTCCCCCGCGAGCTGGCCGCGATCCTCGATCGCCGCGAGTCGCTGCGCCGCCGTCTCGCCCGCACCCTGCGCGACCCGCGGCTGCGGCTGGTGGCCGCGCACCCGTTCGTCGCGGACGGCCACGACCCGCGCGACGTCCCGTCCTGGGCGGGCGTGCACTCCTACGTCGAGCAGCGCTTCGGCGCCTGGTCCTTCGCCGGCGGCGCCGATGCCCTCGCGCAGGCGCTGACCGCCCGGCTGGCCACCCGCCGCGTGGACGTGCGCACCGGGGTCACCGTCACCGACGTCGTCGTGCGCGGCGGACGCGCGGTCGCCGTCGCGACCAGCGCCGGGGAGGTCGACGCCGACGTCGTCGTGTGCGCGATCGACCCGCGCCGGCTGCCGGCGCTGGCGTCCTACGTCGCGCGTACGACGCCGGCCATCCCGCCGGTGGTGTGCCACGTGGGCATCGACTCCGAGGCCGCCGCGGCCGCCGGGCTGCCCGAGGGGCCCCACGACCTCATCGTCCACGGCGACCCGATGCTGGTCCTCCGGCCGGGGGGCACCGCCCCGGACGGCGCCCGCGCGGTGACCGTCCACGGGCGCGGCCGGCTCGCCGAGGACATCCTGCTCGCCCTGGCCCGCCAGGGCGTCGACCTGCGCCCCGGGCTGCTCACCCGCGTCGATCGCAGCCCCCGCGACCTGGTCGCGCACTGGGGCGGGTCCCCGCTGGGGGTGCAGTGGCAGGGCCGGCGCACGGTGCGCCGCCGCCTCGGCCCGCACACGCCGGTCCCCGGCGTACTCGCCGCCGGCGCGCACGCGACGCCCGGCAGCGGGATCCCGTACGTCGGGCTCTCGGCGGCCCTGGTCGCCCAGGTCGTCGGGCCCGCCTGA